From the Penaeus chinensis breed Huanghai No. 1 chromosome 28, ASM1920278v2, whole genome shotgun sequence genome, one window contains:
- the LOC125040115 gene encoding uncharacterized protein LOC125040115, which produces MKKEGPIQTRKRKPKSTSSASSSSQQQQQTASRYSNSPSVSLGGSSVMKTHQPPAYVSTVITNYADHHAAEHYAGGGGGGGAGASIAGVTIHNQAAHLLPASAHSLAHVASSGQLLASYPPSPSSTPQHVLPNSQHLSHQVLKE; this is translated from the exons ATGAAGAAGGAAGGGCCGATCCAGACCCGAAAGCGTAAACCCAAGAGTACGTCTtcggcttcgtcttcgtctcagcagcagcagcagacggCGAGCAGGTATTCGAACTCACCCAG TGTTAGCCTCGGAGGGTCGTCTGTTATGAAGACGCACCAGCCACCAGCGTATG tATCCACCGTCATCACGAACTACGCCGACCACCACGCTGCCGAGCACtacgcgggcggcggcggcgggggcggcgcgGGGGCGTCGATCGCGGGCGTGACGATCCACAACCAGGCCGCCCACCTCCTCCCCGCATCCGCCCACTCGCTGGCACACGTGGCATCGTCCGGGCAGCTGCTGGCAtcgtaccctccctccccctcgtcgaCCCCCCAACACGTGCTGCCCAATTCGCAGCATCTGTCGCATCAGGTGTTGAAGGAGTAA